Proteins found in one Erwinia sp. SLM-02 genomic segment:
- the treR gene encoding trehalose operon repressor TreR, translated as MQNRLTIKDIARLSGVGKSTVSRVLNNEENVRPETRERVLQVIEEHNFSPSKSARAMRGFSDKVIAIVVSRLDSPSENQAVRGMLPVFYQQGYDAIVLESQFSVERVKEHLQVLKQRNIDGVILFGFTGLTAKMLLPWREKMVMLAREMPGLSSVCYDDAGAVRLLMQTLREKQIGEIGFIGVSDRDTTTGLKRTRAYEEFCQQHGLAPHIALGELTWQSGYDLLPQLLAHDIRAVVCASDTIALGAQKYLQQQQISGVLVCSIGNLPLLHFLFPESFSVELGYGAAGDAAARQLLAQLDGSTDLHQTIIHGKLAL; from the coding sequence ATGCAAAATCGCCTGACGATCAAGGACATTGCCCGCCTCAGCGGGGTGGGGAAATCCACCGTATCCCGCGTGCTGAACAACGAAGAAAACGTTCGGCCTGAAACCCGTGAGCGCGTACTGCAGGTGATTGAAGAGCATAATTTCAGCCCGTCCAAATCGGCGCGGGCGATGCGCGGCTTCAGCGATAAGGTTATCGCCATCGTCGTGTCGCGGCTGGATTCCCCGTCGGAGAATCAGGCGGTGCGCGGCATGCTGCCGGTGTTTTATCAGCAGGGCTATGACGCTATCGTGCTGGAAAGCCAGTTCAGCGTGGAGCGGGTGAAAGAACACCTGCAGGTGCTGAAGCAGCGCAATATCGACGGGGTGATCCTGTTTGGATTTACCGGCCTGACCGCCAAAATGCTGCTGCCGTGGCGGGAAAAGATGGTGATGCTGGCCCGCGAAATGCCCGGCCTCTCTTCGGTGTGCTACGACGATGCCGGGGCGGTGCGGCTGCTGATGCAGACGCTGCGGGAGAAGCAAATCGGCGAAATCGGTTTTATCGGCGTTTCCGATCGCGATACCACCACCGGGCTGAAGCGTACCCGCGCCTATGAAGAATTCTGCCAGCAGCACGGGTTAGCGCCGCATATCGCGCTGGGCGAGCTGACCTGGCAGAGCGGTTACGATCTGCTGCCGCAGCTGCTGGCCCACGATATCCGCGCGGTGGTCTGCGCCTCCGATACCATCGCCCTTGGCGCGCAAAAATACCTGCAGCAACAGCAGATTAGCGGCGTGCTGGTGTGCAGTATCGGTAACCTGCCGCTGCTGCATTTCCTGTTCCCGGAGTCCTTCTCCGTGGAGCTGGGATACGGTGCCGCCGGCGATGCCGCCGCCCGCCAGCTGCTGGCGCAGCTGGACGGATCGACCGATCTGCATCAGACGATTATTCACGGAAAACTGGCGCTTTAA
- the treC gene encoding alpha,alpha-phosphotrehalase produces the protein MSNEVQWWKNGTIYQIYPKSFQDTTGSGTGDISGIINRLDYLQTLGVDALWLTPIYLSPQVDNGYDVADYCAIDPAYGTMEQFEQLTAEAHRRGIRIVMDMVFNHTSTHHEWFLKSQDRDSEFRPFYIWRDAAEDGGPPNNWRSKFGGGAWQWHEASGQYYLHLFATEQADLNWEHPPVREALKQVCRFWAQKGVDGLRLDVVNLVSKQQDYLPDEVGDGRRFYTDGPRIHDFLHEFSRDVFQPLGLMTVGEMSSTRLEDCRRYAAIDGSELSMTFNFHHLKVDYPNGNKWTDAAPDYVLLKQIFREWQQGMHGHAWNALFWCNHDQPRIVSRFGDEGKLRVTSAKMLAMVLHGMQGTPYIYQGEEIGMTNPGFTDMQQYRDVESLNMYAELKSTGRSDEELLRILARKSRDNSRTPMQWSADPQAGFTAGTPWIPVAHNADKINVEQALADHDSVFYHYQRLIQLRKSVSLLTEGDYQDLLPDSADLWCYTRSAGGKTLRVLANLSGQAQAVTLAACRGEVLLHNYEDAALPGVLRPYECIWQLAD, from the coding sequence ATGAGTAACGAAGTGCAGTGGTGGAAAAACGGAACCATCTACCAGATTTACCCAAAAAGTTTTCAGGACACCACCGGCAGCGGCACGGGTGATATCAGCGGCATTATCAACCGGCTGGATTACCTGCAAACCCTGGGCGTGGATGCGCTGTGGCTGACGCCGATTTACCTGTCGCCGCAGGTGGATAACGGCTACGACGTGGCCGATTACTGCGCCATCGACCCGGCCTACGGCACCATGGAACAGTTCGAGCAGCTGACGGCGGAAGCCCATCGCCGCGGCATTCGTATCGTGATGGACATGGTGTTTAACCACACCTCCACGCATCACGAGTGGTTCCTGAAATCGCAGGATCGCGACAGCGAGTTCCGCCCGTTCTACATCTGGCGCGATGCCGCCGAAGACGGTGGGCCGCCCAATAACTGGCGCTCCAAGTTTGGCGGCGGAGCCTGGCAGTGGCACGAGGCGAGCGGGCAGTATTACCTGCATCTGTTTGCCACCGAGCAGGCGGATCTGAACTGGGAACACCCCCCGGTGCGGGAAGCGCTGAAGCAGGTTTGCCGCTTCTGGGCGCAGAAGGGCGTGGACGGCCTGCGGCTGGACGTGGTGAATCTGGTTTCCAAGCAGCAGGACTATCTGCCGGATGAGGTGGGCGACGGTCGCCGTTTTTATACCGACGGGCCGCGTATCCACGACTTCCTGCATGAGTTCAGCCGCGACGTGTTTCAACCGCTGGGCCTGATGACCGTGGGCGAGATGTCCTCCACCCGCCTGGAGGACTGCCGCCGCTACGCCGCCATTGACGGCAGCGAACTGTCGATGACCTTTAACTTCCACCATCTGAAGGTGGACTACCCCAACGGCAATAAGTGGACCGATGCCGCCCCGGATTACGTGCTGCTGAAGCAGATTTTCCGCGAATGGCAGCAGGGGATGCACGGCCACGCCTGGAACGCGCTGTTCTGGTGTAATCACGATCAGCCGCGCATCGTTTCCCGCTTTGGCGACGAGGGCAAGCTGCGCGTCACCTCGGCTAAGATGCTGGCGATGGTGCTGCACGGTATGCAGGGCACGCCGTACATCTATCAGGGCGAAGAAATCGGCATGACCAATCCGGGCTTCACCGATATGCAACAGTATCGCGATGTCGAAAGCCTGAATATGTACGCCGAGCTGAAAAGCACCGGGCGGAGTGACGAAGAGCTGCTGCGTATTCTGGCGCGTAAATCCCGCGACAACAGCCGCACGCCGATGCAGTGGAGCGCCGATCCGCAGGCCGGTTTTACCGCCGGTACGCCGTGGATCCCGGTGGCGCACAACGCCGATAAAATCAACGTTGAGCAGGCGCTGGCGGACCACGATTCGGTGTTTTATCACTATCAGCGGCTGATCCAGCTGCGGAAAAGCGTTTCGCTGCTGACCGAGGGCGACTATCAGGATCTGCTGCCCGACAGTGCTGACCTGTGGTGCTATACCCGATCCGCCGGCGGGAAAACCCTGCGCGTGCTGGCGAATCTCAGCGGCCAGGCGCAGGCGGTAACGCTGGCGGCGTGTCGCGGTGAGGTGCTGCTGCACAACTACGAGGATGCCGCGCTGCCGGGCGTTTTGCGCCCCTATGAGTGCATCTGGCAGCTGGCAGACTGA
- a CDS encoding energy transducer TonB family protein — translation MYLLYRSRHVVSWLPAFVIGGCLLFISQHAVLQVKPHYDDTVMELSLAEPEPEPPQPEPIPEPQPEPPPEPQTQPEPQPEPEPMAEPVVPAPEPVIQSKPIVKPKPKPKPKPETKPKPVAEKAPKPQARVAPRSPAVSRPVSQPSAPPAPPAPPAPKANAQAVENGYLQALRRELEQRKRYPSGRQASLERPQGNVEVWLEVDRSGRVLASGIAGRAPSMLLNRAALSSLQSISQLKPFPEEAFAGQRSKRFTATFNYQAP, via the coding sequence ATGTATCTGCTTTATCGCTCACGCCACGTTGTCAGCTGGCTACCCGCGTTCGTTATCGGTGGATGCTTACTGTTTATCAGCCAGCATGCCGTGCTGCAGGTGAAACCCCACTACGACGATACGGTCATGGAACTGTCGCTGGCCGAACCTGAACCTGAGCCGCCGCAGCCGGAGCCGATCCCGGAACCGCAGCCAGAACCGCCGCCGGAACCACAGACTCAACCCGAACCGCAGCCCGAGCCGGAACCGATGGCTGAACCCGTCGTTCCTGCTCCTGAACCGGTTATTCAGTCCAAGCCGATTGTTAAGCCGAAGCCAAAGCCGAAGCCGAAACCTGAAACAAAGCCAAAACCGGTTGCTGAAAAAGCGCCGAAGCCGCAGGCGCGCGTGGCTCCACGGTCGCCTGCCGTTAGCAGGCCGGTGAGCCAGCCCTCCGCGCCCCCTGCTCCGCCTGCTCCTCCGGCCCCGAAAGCCAACGCGCAGGCGGTAGAAAACGGCTACCTGCAGGCGCTACGCCGCGAGCTGGAACAGCGCAAACGCTACCCGAGCGGCCGCCAGGCATCACTGGAGCGTCCACAGGGCAACGTTGAAGTCTGGCTGGAGGTTGACCGCAGCGGCAGGGTGCTCGCTTCCGGTATTGCCGGCAGGGCGCCGAGCATGTTGCTCAATCGCGCCGCGCTCAGCTCTTTACAAAGTATCAGCCAGCTGAAGCCCTTCCCTGAAGAGGCTTTCGCCGGGCAAAGAAGTAAAAGGTTTACCGCAACGTTTAATTATCAGGCTCCATAA
- a CDS encoding ExbD/TolR family protein, with protein MRNWSEPKKNKAHIELIPMIDVMMFLLVFFVLISLNVIPALGLKTQLPSASSAQQLKPQKKAIITLGSGEQLQLDGQPLALDGLVTTLKQQQQENQTTTIIVNSDKDVAVERLVAVMDTLRQGGFFSISIATRKQ; from the coding sequence ATGCGTAACTGGAGTGAGCCTAAAAAAAATAAAGCCCATATCGAACTGATCCCGATGATCGATGTGATGATGTTTTTACTGGTTTTCTTTGTTCTGATTAGCCTGAATGTGATCCCGGCTCTGGGCCTGAAAACCCAGCTGCCGTCGGCCAGCAGCGCCCAGCAGCTTAAACCGCAGAAAAAAGCCATCATCACCCTCGGTAGCGGCGAACAGCTGCAGCTGGACGGCCAGCCGCTGGCCCTTGATGGGCTGGTGACGACCCTGAAGCAGCAGCAGCAGGAAAACCAGACCACCACCATTATCGTCAACAGCGATAAAGACGTGGCGGTCGAGCGCCTGGTTGCCGTGATGGATACCCTGCGCCAGGGCGGTTTCTTCTCCATTTCCATCGCCACACGGAAGCAGTGA
- the treZ gene encoding malto-oligosyltrehalose trehalohydrolase, with protein sequence MNGKSVLRSWGAEYVAAGVVRFRLWATGQQHVTLRLAGADRPMDPVGDGWFELQVENVEPGAEYRFVLNDGSTVPDPASRAQRDGVNGPSRVVDPASYRWQHAEWRGVPWENAVVYELHIGTFTPEGTFSAAMAKLPWLAELGITLIEVMPVAQFGGDRGWGYDGVLFYAPHAAYGTPDEFKAFIDAAHGYGLSVVLDIVLNHFGPEGNYLPTLSPDFFDPQRTTPWGNGIACEIDAVRRYIVEAPLYWLTEYRLDGLRFDAIDQIKDDSARHVLVEIAERIRSDITDRPIHLTTEDSRNVTFLHPRAEDGSAPLFTAEWNDDFHNAAHVLATGETQAYYRDFAERPEQWLARALAEGFAYQGEVTVQSGEPRGVDSTGQPPAAFVDFIQNHDQAGNRAQGERLISLAGADRTRILLATLLMSPHIPLLFMGEEYGETRPFLFFTDFHGELARAVREGRAKEFDGHAGYSSESVPDPNAEETFQRSKLDWEKRHGEEGKAWLTLVRQLLLLRQQYIVPLIAGGALGAGEILMTAPGVVAVRWRFPAGTLSLALNLSENALSLPELPGKTLFAWPAEADRLGHNAMIVRLAEGAAQ encoded by the coding sequence ATGAATGGAAAATCTGTTTTGCGCAGTTGGGGGGCGGAATACGTCGCCGCTGGCGTGGTCCGCTTTCGTCTGTGGGCAACGGGCCAGCAGCACGTCACCCTGCGCCTTGCCGGTGCCGATCGGCCGATGGATCCGGTCGGCGACGGCTGGTTTGAGCTTCAGGTTGAGAATGTTGAACCCGGGGCTGAATACCGCTTCGTGCTGAATGACGGGAGCACGGTGCCGGACCCGGCCTCCAGAGCACAACGGGACGGGGTTAACGGACCGTCACGGGTGGTCGACCCGGCGAGTTACCGCTGGCAGCACGCGGAATGGCGCGGCGTGCCGTGGGAAAATGCCGTGGTGTATGAACTGCATATCGGCACCTTCACGCCGGAAGGCACGTTCAGCGCGGCCATGGCAAAGCTGCCCTGGCTTGCCGAGCTGGGCATCACGCTGATCGAGGTGATGCCGGTGGCGCAGTTCGGCGGCGATCGCGGCTGGGGCTATGACGGCGTGTTGTTTTACGCGCCGCACGCTGCCTACGGCACGCCGGATGAATTTAAAGCCTTTATTGATGCCGCCCACGGCTACGGCCTGTCGGTGGTGCTGGATATCGTGCTCAACCACTTTGGCCCGGAAGGCAACTATCTGCCGACGCTGTCGCCGGATTTTTTCGATCCGCAGCGCACCACCCCGTGGGGCAACGGCATCGCCTGTGAGATTGACGCGGTGCGCCGCTATATCGTGGAGGCACCGCTCTACTGGCTGACGGAGTACCGCCTGGACGGGCTGCGATTTGATGCCATCGACCAGATAAAAGACGACTCCGCCCGACACGTGCTGGTGGAAATCGCCGAGCGTATCCGCAGCGACATTACCGACCGCCCGATCCACCTCACCACCGAAGACAGCCGCAATGTGACCTTCCTGCATCCACGGGCGGAAGACGGCTCCGCGCCGCTGTTTACCGCGGAATGGAATGATGATTTTCATAACGCCGCCCACGTTCTTGCGACCGGGGAAACCCAGGCCTACTACCGCGATTTCGCTGAGCGGCCGGAACAATGGCTGGCGCGGGCGCTGGCGGAGGGCTTTGCTTATCAGGGCGAGGTGACCGTTCAGAGCGGCGAGCCGCGCGGGGTCGACAGTACCGGGCAGCCGCCGGCGGCGTTTGTCGACTTTATTCAGAATCACGACCAGGCCGGAAACCGCGCCCAGGGCGAGCGTCTGATATCGCTGGCCGGGGCCGACCGAACCCGCATCCTGCTTGCCACCCTGCTTATGTCGCCGCATATTCCGCTGCTGTTTATGGGGGAAGAGTATGGCGAAACCCGTCCGTTCCTGTTTTTCACCGATTTCCACGGCGAGCTGGCCCGTGCGGTGCGGGAAGGGCGGGCGAAGGAGTTTGACGGCCACGCCGGGTACAGCAGCGAAAGCGTGCCGGACCCTAACGCCGAGGAGACATTCCAGCGTTCGAAGCTCGACTGGGAAAAACGCCACGGGGAAGAGGGCAAGGCCTGGCTGACGCTGGTGCGTCAGCTTCTGCTGCTGCGCCAGCAGTATATCGTGCCGCTGATCGCCGGTGGTGCGCTCGGGGCCGGAGAGATCCTGATGACGGCACCGGGCGTGGTGGCCGTTCGCTGGCGCTTCCCGGCAGGAACGCTGTCGCTGGCGCTGAATCTCAGCGAGAACGCGCTGTCGCTGCCCGAGCTGCCGGGTAAAACCCTGTTTGCCTGGCCTGCTGAAGCCGACCGCCTGGGACATAACGCGATGATCGTCCGGCTTGCAGAGGGGGCCGCGCAATGA
- the treB gene encoding PTS trehalose transporter subunit IIBC codes for MSKVKQQDVDRLIDLVGGRDNIATVTHCITRLRFVLSDPKKASPQGLEALPMVKGCFTNAGQFQVVIGPEVGDYYKVLIATIGQNEVGKEQAKIAARQNMSLFERSISHFAEIFFPLLPALISGGLILGFRNVIGDIPFSNGQTLAQMHPMWQSVYDFLWLLGEAVFMFLPVAVCWSTVRKMGGTEILGIVLGITLVSPQLMNSYNLGQQLPEVWNFGWFTIEKVGYQAQVIPSVLAGMALALVENALKRIVPAYLYLVIVPVTSLLIAVFLAHTLIGPFGRMIGDGVAFAVKSVMTGSLAPIGATLFGFLYAPLVITGVHQTTLAIDMQMVQSTGGTPVWPLIALSNIAQGAAVVGVIIVSKKHNEREISVPAAISAFLGVTEPAMYGINLKYRFPMLCAMIGSAVAALICGLAGVTANGIGVGGLPGILSIKPQFWSVYALAMLAATVIPIILTVLVYQRKARRDALAAV; via the coding sequence ATGAGTAAAGTTAAGCAACAGGACGTTGATCGGCTGATCGACCTTGTAGGCGGCAGAGACAACATCGCCACCGTGACCCACTGTATTACGCGCCTGCGTTTTGTCCTGAGCGATCCGAAAAAAGCCTCGCCGCAGGGGCTGGAAGCGCTGCCGATGGTCAAAGGCTGCTTCACCAACGCCGGGCAGTTCCAGGTGGTGATTGGGCCGGAAGTCGGCGACTACTACAAAGTGCTGATTGCGACGATCGGCCAGAATGAAGTCGGCAAAGAGCAGGCAAAAATCGCCGCGCGTCAGAATATGAGCCTGTTTGAGCGCAGCATCTCCCACTTCGCGGAAATCTTCTTCCCGCTGCTGCCCGCGCTGATCAGCGGCGGTCTGATCCTCGGCTTCCGCAACGTTATCGGTGATATTCCCTTCAGCAACGGCCAGACGCTGGCGCAGATGCACCCGATGTGGCAGTCGGTTTATGACTTCCTGTGGCTGCTGGGCGAAGCGGTGTTTATGTTCCTGCCGGTGGCGGTGTGCTGGTCAACGGTCAGAAAAATGGGCGGCACCGAGATCCTCGGCATCGTGCTGGGCATCACCCTGGTGTCTCCGCAGTTGATGAACTCCTACAACCTCGGGCAGCAGCTGCCGGAAGTGTGGAACTTCGGCTGGTTCACCATTGAAAAAGTCGGCTATCAGGCGCAGGTGATCCCGTCCGTGCTGGCCGGTATGGCGCTGGCGCTGGTGGAAAACGCGCTGAAGCGCATTGTGCCGGCGTACCTCTATCTGGTTATTGTGCCGGTGACGTCGCTGCTGATTGCGGTGTTCCTCGCCCATACGCTGATCGGGCCGTTCGGCCGCATGATCGGTGACGGCGTGGCGTTCGCGGTGAAAAGCGTGATGACCGGCAGCCTTGCCCCAATTGGTGCGACCCTGTTCGGCTTCCTTTACGCCCCGCTGGTGATCACCGGCGTGCATCAGACCACGCTGGCGATCGATATGCAGATGGTGCAGAGCACCGGTGGTACGCCGGTCTGGCCGCTGATTGCCCTGTCAAATATTGCCCAGGGTGCCGCTGTAGTGGGCGTGATTATCGTCAGTAAGAAGCATAACGAACGTGAAATCTCGGTTCCGGCGGCGATCTCCGCGTTCCTCGGCGTAACCGAACCGGCGATGTACGGCATCAACCTGAAATACCGCTTCCCGATGCTCTGCGCGATGATCGGTTCCGCCGTGGCGGCGCTGATTTGCGGCCTGGCCGGCGTGACGGCAAACGGCATCGGCGTGGGTGGCCTGCCGGGCATCCTCTCGATCAAACCGCAGTTCTGGAGCGTTTACGCGCTGGCGATGCTGGCAGCAACTGTAATCCCGATTATTTTGACCGTGCTGGTTTACCAGCGTAAGGCGCGCCGTGACGCGCTGGCTGCGGTCTAG
- the treY gene encoding malto-oligosyltrehalose synthase, protein MIPLSTYRIQFRNGMTFDRAVKLIPYLKHLGISHLYASPVFTATTGSTHGYDITDFNEIEPSIGGREGFERLAHALKAAGLGLILDIVPNHMASSLENAWWRSVIKYGRQSHYARYFDIDGSQRLTLPFLGDTFETALENGEISVQADMHSGDPALVYYDSYYPLNPDSWAGNRAAVLALTDPGDIAELHERQSWRLMSWRDAPTELSYRRFFEVTGLVGVRVEDHAVFDDCHRLILELVRSGLVDGLRVDHVDGLADPKSYLERLRQEAGPDCYITVEKILSQDEQLQPDWPVSGTTGYEFIAALSEVLVDDENIDRLRQVWHESVGNEVDMRAELREARILMVDRNFAGEFSRLFRLAMAIAETTRVALEKASVRDALRELLLAFPTYRTYGTAAGMSGADISLLTRVAEKVKNRPEPPENAAVDFVVCILTGGLSAAAYDNAAEFRTRFQQLTGPLMAKSVEDTLFFRQNMGLALNEVGAEPVKRAFSLTRFHREMHLRLAQQPDALSGTSTHDTKRGEDARARLYTLTEAPDIWRDGFARWRQMNQTHVKFLNDGTAPKAADTWMLYQALAGVWPASRQIPDAAALASLEARFLGFVEKALREAKLRTDWVDTNEAYETAVLDYARHLFSPENARFLTDFHQTLQPFIRGGLINSLTQTAIKLTAPGVPDIYQGSEALNFSLVDPDNRREPDFHLLAQQLAEPEPFSADEHWRSGRVNQHVTAALLGLRQRAPALFRRGAYLPLQAVGHHADNVIAFARADDRDAAIVIAPRLVFSVSDKPLADAAAELWQETAVALPTRLAGKRYRELFSGKDYAAGDRLELSTLPGRAVVLVAV, encoded by the coding sequence ATGATCCCACTTTCCACCTACCGCATTCAGTTCCGCAACGGCATGACCTTCGATCGCGCCGTTAAACTCATTCCTTACCTGAAGCACCTCGGCATCAGCCATCTTTACGCCTCGCCGGTGTTTACCGCGACCACCGGCTCCACCCACGGCTACGACATCACCGACTTCAATGAAATTGAACCCTCCATCGGCGGGCGTGAAGGCTTTGAACGGCTGGCCCACGCGCTGAAAGCGGCCGGGCTGGGGCTGATCCTCGATATCGTACCCAACCATATGGCCAGCTCGCTGGAAAACGCCTGGTGGCGAAGCGTCATCAAATATGGCCGGCAGAGTCACTATGCCCGCTATTTTGATATCGACGGCTCGCAGCGCCTGACGCTGCCGTTCCTCGGCGATACCTTCGAGACGGCGCTGGAAAACGGCGAGATTAGCGTACAGGCCGATATGCATAGCGGCGATCCCGCGCTGGTTTATTACGACAGTTATTACCCGCTTAATCCGGATAGCTGGGCGGGTAATCGCGCGGCGGTGCTGGCGCTGACCGATCCCGGGGACATCGCCGAACTGCACGAGCGCCAGTCCTGGCGGCTGATGTCGTGGCGGGATGCGCCCACTGAACTCTCTTACCGCCGCTTCTTTGAGGTGACCGGCCTGGTGGGCGTGCGGGTTGAGGACCACGCGGTGTTTGACGATTGCCACCGGCTGATCCTCGAACTGGTCAGAAGCGGGCTGGTCGACGGCCTGCGGGTGGATCACGTGGACGGCCTGGCCGATCCGAAAAGCTATCTGGAACGGCTGCGCCAGGAGGCGGGGCCGGATTGCTATATCACCGTGGAGAAAATTCTCTCGCAGGATGAACAGCTGCAGCCGGACTGGCCGGTATCCGGCACCACCGGCTATGAGTTTATCGCCGCGCTGTCCGAAGTGCTGGTGGATGATGAGAATATAGACCGTCTGCGCCAGGTCTGGCATGAGTCGGTGGGGAACGAGGTGGATATGCGCGCCGAACTGCGGGAGGCCAGGATCCTGATGGTCGATCGTAATTTTGCCGGCGAGTTTTCCCGCCTGTTCAGGCTGGCAATGGCGATTGCCGAGACGACGCGAGTGGCGCTGGAAAAAGCCAGCGTGCGCGATGCGCTGCGCGAACTGCTGCTGGCCTTTCCCACCTACCGTACCTACGGCACGGCGGCGGGCATGTCCGGGGCGGATATCAGCCTGCTGACCCGCGTGGCGGAGAAGGTCAAAAACCGGCCTGAACCGCCGGAAAACGCGGCGGTGGACTTTGTGGTGTGCATTCTGACCGGCGGGCTTTCCGCCGCGGCCTACGACAATGCCGCCGAGTTCCGCACCCGCTTCCAGCAGCTGACCGGGCCGCTGATGGCGAAATCGGTCGAGGATACGCTGTTCTTCCGCCAGAACATGGGGCTGGCGCTGAATGAAGTCGGTGCCGAGCCGGTTAAACGCGCATTTTCGCTGACGCGCTTCCACAGGGAGATGCATCTCCGCCTGGCGCAGCAGCCCGATGCGCTCTCGGGAACCTCAACGCACGATACCAAGCGCGGAGAGGACGCCCGCGCCCGGCTCTATACGCTGACCGAAGCACCGGATATCTGGCGCGACGGTTTTGCCCGCTGGCGGCAGATGAACCAGACCCACGTGAAGTTTCTTAACGACGGCACCGCGCCCAAAGCCGCCGATACCTGGATGCTCTATCAGGCGCTGGCCGGCGTGTGGCCGGCATCCCGTCAGATCCCCGATGCCGCCGCGCTGGCATCGCTGGAGGCGCGTTTCCTGGGCTTTGTTGAAAAAGCGCTGCGGGAAGCCAAGCTGCGTACCGACTGGGTGGACACCAATGAAGCCTATGAAACGGCGGTACTCGACTATGCCCGCCATTTATTCTCGCCGGAGAACGCCCGCTTCCTGACGGATTTCCATCAGACGCTGCAGCCGTTTATCCGGGGCGGACTGATCAACAGCCTGACGCAGACGGCGATCAAGCTGACCGCGCCCGGCGTGCCGGACATCTACCAGGGCAGCGAGGCGCTCAATTTCAGCCTGGTGGACCCGGACAACCGCCGCGAGCCGGACTTCCACCTGCTGGCACAGCAGCTGGCCGAACCTGAGCCGTTCAGCGCCGATGAGCACTGGCGGAGCGGGCGGGTCAATCAGCACGTCACCGCTGCACTGTTGGGGCTGCGCCAGCGCGCACCGGCGCTGTTCCGACGGGGTGCATATCTGCCGCTTCAGGCCGTCGGTCATCACGCGGATAACGTGATTGCCTTTGCCCGCGCGGACGACCGGGACGCGGCGATCGTTATTGCGCCGCGTCTGGTCTTCAGCGTCTCGGATAAACCGCTGGCCGATGCCGCGGCTGAACTGTGGCAGGAAACGGCCGTGGCGTTACCGACGCGGCTTGCCGGAAAGCGCTACCGCGAACTGTTCAGCGGTAAAGACTATGCCGCCGGAGACAGGCTGGAGCTTTCCACGCTGCCCGGCCGGGCGGTCGTGCTGGTTGCCGTCTGA